Sequence from the Hamadaea flava genome:
GTGGGTCCCGCGCCGGAGACCACAGCCGCCACTCCAGCCTCACGAAGCCGCCGGACCACATCCGCGGTTCCGGGCATCCCACCCGCCCGGTACGCCTGGTGCAGCCGGTCCTCGGTGGCCGCGTACAGCAGGGCCGGGTCGGCGGTCAGCGCGTGCACGAGAAGGGCGGAGCGCCCCGCGTTGAAGGCGGCGTCGGCGTGCGGCACGGTGGCGGGCAGCGCCGCTCGGGCGACCGCCGTCAGCCCTTGGACGTCCGGCACGAAGACGACCGGCTGGACACTCTGGACGGGCGTCATCCTTGCGGCCCGGGCGCGGTGCTCGTCGTCGAGCCAGGCGATCGTGAACCCACCCAGTACGCACGGCGCGACGTTGTCGGGGTGTCCCTCGATGGCTCCCGCGATCTCCAACGCCAGTTCTTGGTCGGTCTTTCCGGCGAGCGCCTGCGCAAGCGTCACTCCAGCCACAATGGCCGCACTGGACGATCCGAGCCCCCGTGCCTGCGGAATCCGGTTCACGCAGCGCAACTCGACCTCCGGCGCAGTCGCCCCGAGCGCCTCGAACGCCGTACGCATCGAGCGCACGACCAGATGCGACTCGTCGGCGGGCAACTCCCCCGCGCCCTCGCCGGTGATCTCGACCCG
This genomic interval carries:
- the thrB gene encoding homoserine kinase, which gives rise to MTAVSISPQPGPVTVRVPATSANLGPGFDALGVALTLYDEVTATVVDGPTRVEITGEGAGELPADESHLVVRSMRTAFEALGATAPEVELRCVNRIPQARGLGSSSAAIVAGVTLAQALAGKTDQELALEIAGAIEGHPDNVAPCVLGGFTIAWLDDEHRARAARMTPVQSVQPVVFVPDVQGLTAVARAALPATVPHADAAFNAGRSALLVHALTADPALLYAATEDRLHQAYRAGGMPGTADVVRRLREAGVAAVVSGAGPTVLALSEVPSGFDLGIGWIRHNLGFDSRGAHLMS